The sequence below is a genomic window from Pempheris klunzingeri isolate RE-2024b chromosome 12, fPemKlu1.hap1, whole genome shotgun sequence.
GCACTGTGTGTACGTAGCTTTCATTCCCTCTTTGCTCTTCTCCGAGCCCATGCACGGGCACGTTAGCAGACTTGTGCTGTCAACAACAGTGGGCTGAACAACATCAGCGGCATCCATACGGTAGTAGTCCTTGCTGTGAAGACTCTTGTAGTGCTTCAGGAACTCTGCCTCGGACTCGAACTGCATGCTGTCGCAGAGGCCGCAGAAGTGAGAACTCTTTATCTGGCCGGCGTGCTCGTTCACACAGTGCCTGCGTACAGTGGACTCTTTAAAGAACTTCTGGGGGCAGTGTCCACAGATGAACCTCTGGTAGCTGTGGCTGCTCACGTCACTGCAGTGCTCGCGTACGGCCGCCACGGAGTCAAAGACGTCTTCGCACATCCTGCACATCCACGTCGGCTCTGCTTTTGAAGACACTGCCCCCGCGGTGCTCTGCTGGACTGTGAACTTGGAGGATGAACGCAGGCCGGCTTCGCCGCTGGTGGACGGCTTGGCGTCGATGTCCACAGCGAGCTCCCGGGGCACTTCTTGTTCGGTGAAGTAGGTGTGTCCGCTGTGGGCGTCCGACACGTGCGACAGGATGTCTTGGTACCGAGGCATTTCTACGTTGCACTTGcggcagaagaagaggaagttgGAGAGGTGAGCGCCTCCATGAAAGCGACTCATGTGCAGGCGGGTGATTGAGGACTCGCCCATGTGTTTTCCGCACACACCACACTGGTGGAAAATCTGGTTCACGGCCAAGAGATGCTTACTGGCCGCGGCCTCCTCTGAGAACTGCAGACCACACTCGCAGTACCACGCCGTCACGGAGCGTCTGTGAGCACCGCCACTCGCACTCTGGCTTTGCCTCTTCCGTTTGGCTGGAGAGCCGTCACAACCGCTCCgcttctcatttcttctttggAAAGGTGTCTCAGGTCCAGTGGACTGTCTTCTCCCCGGCGCCTCTCCAGCACTCTGCCTGTGTCGAGTTTCACTGAACCTGCAGTGCTGAAGGACTGCTTTCACCATTGTTTGGTTGACCTCCACATCATGCTGGGTCGACTCTTTGTGCTTCTCTATTTCAGCCTGGCTGAGGAAGGTTTTACAGCAGAGGGAGCACTGCCCTCGcacctgcagctgtttcattACCTGCGCCACAGTTTTATCAGCCTTGGCCACCGCGCAGCCCTGTCTGCAGTACACACTGAGGAAGAAAGACGAGGAAAAGGAAATCAGAGATCAATCAGACAAGTGCCAGCTATCCatcaaaatacatacatacacacatacgtACTGATGAAATCACAATAAAACGTACTTAAAGTGAGCTTGAGCTGCCTGATGTGAGACCAGTACTTTGTGACATAGAGAACATCGGACACTGAACGTTGCATCCTTGCACAAAGCGATGAGACGATTCTTGACGTACTGCGGGATGGGAACTGGCATCGCTCTTCCTCTGGTTTCTTcaacaagaagagaaaaataaaaaggtgacAATAATTCATTTCACAGATTTAGACATTGTTAGAGCCATTTGTTTGACAGAAAGTTGTAAATTGTAATTGTTGTAATAACTGGAACTGATtggttaaaatgtaaatacatttacatacatacatacaaatgtaAATACGGAGCACATTagtctgtggctgtgtttgtCGTTCTccgttttgtttttaaagtagaCTAACACATTTTACTGAGGCGCACGTCAACTAAACACTCTATGGCTTAAGTGGGCATTTTCATGAATTAGACAGAGCCACACTTACAGTGAGGTTTTGATGAAGATGTGGAGAAAATCAAAGTGTTTAATAAACGTTACCGTCCATGATGAGTGACTCTGAGAAGTGGTTTTTGGCCGACATGTGCTGAAGACACTCATCTCGGAGGTTGAAGAGGAGGTAACAGGCAGGACAGGCGAAACACACGATCTGCTGATACGTCTGCGTCATGCTGTGACCGTCGGCAGCAGCTGAGGACACCTGGTGATGGaaacaacaacatatttcaTCTACAAAGAACGACTACGCTTCTATACTTTAGATCAAGTTATTAGTTCCCACTTTGAAAAACTAATTATTAGGATTATTAATGAATCATTCAGGGTTCAAGAACAGAAAAGAGCATAAACCTTAGACTCAAGGTGTTTCCTCCACGCCTCTTTGGTCTGAAAGTGTTGACCACAGGCAGCACACGCGAAGAGCACAGGTGGGCTTCCCTTAAGATTGATGGTCGGGTCACAAGGGGAGTGATCGAACCTACACACAAGatattttattgcaaaatgTGCCATATTTGTACTATGCGCTTGAAATGAAGCGAACAGGATCACCTTTTTAAGTGCCCATCCAGGAGCGACGGGTTGTCATAAACTCGCCCACAGTTAATCACTGGACAGGTGTGAGACGCTGAGCTGTTTCTGGGGAAAGAAACCGGTGCGTGTCGTCTTCTGAAGCCGCTGTGGATCGATCCAGGTTGAAGTCCTGAAAGAACACAAAGGTCGAGTCAGTCAATGACACAACTCTGTAGAAGGGTGTCGTCTCATGTATCACCCAAGTGAAGAAAGTAGATCATATTTGACAGTGTCTGTTAATAATTCATCAGATTAAAAAATGTACCTGGCATCTTTAACCACATGTCTACACAGCGCTTTGCTTCCTGATTAGTTCCATTTGTAGAGCTAAAAGCTAGCTCCTGCTGTCCGTGAGCTTTTTGTAAGATTTGCTTCTCCTGCAAAACAGACATAAAGACACAAGTGAGAACATATTCGGCCATCTTTGTGTTCAGACTCGTCTTATTGACAGACAGATGTCAGCGGAAACGGTGTTTAATGTGAGTTCTCTACAGTATAATGTTGTATGGAGTGAATAAATCATCATCTTTCTAGTCTGCAGGTTGccagttatttgttttttatccaCTCTGCCCACAGGGTGGCGCTGTTTTAACTACAACTGGCCTTACTCTACCCCAAACACCACCACAGCACAGAAAATGTCTACTGGCCATTTTAAGGTAGATTTACTCTTAAAATTAAGAGGAAAAATAGCAGTTGGCTATAAAGTACTTTCCTCTTCTTAGgatacaaaacacatttttgcagATAAGTTAATACATAAAATAAGATGTATTGATAATATtgcaccacttttttttttttcttttagcagtTGCAAAATGCTCATACCATTATAATCTAAAGCAGATCCCACAGAATACATAAGGTGTTGTCTGCTTGCTGTTGTCAGAGTCAGATATCAACAGTGGGTAAAAGTATTCTAATATTTGGACAGAAGCACCAGGAGAATAGTTATCTCAGTACTGATAAAgtaaacatgtcagtgtttgtgccaGTAATTTGGGTTTTCAATTCTCGATGAAGAAACCGACTGACGGTCTGATGCAGATGTGTCTGAATATGTAAGAACTTAAAGTCTGGTACATGACAGCACTTCATTTTAAAGAAACCTTACCTTGAACGCTCTACATTTATcggctcttttctttttctcctgagCCACCTGCTGTGCAAGTCTGTCCAGTGTGGATGTAACGCGAGCTTTATGGCAGGTGATCTTATCTTCGATCTACAGGAGAATAAAAGGCAAAACACTTTTAAGAAAGACTCCAGACGGGTATCTGCGCCATCtacaaaaaaaagtaagagGTGTTTTGTTCAGCCACTCACCGTGCCTGCCAGCGATGAACATCCCTCATCCTCACTGTCGCTCAGTAGATCGATGCACTCCAGTACCGGCCTGAGAGTGCCCTCCTGAAGCAAGTACAAGACACCATGTTAGGCAGTGTTACAACACAGACCTGCATCTGTAGGAGTTAAAGAAGCGTGCAAAACCTGCACAATGTGGAACAAATGGTTTATTAATTTCTTAACCATGAATACAAAGGTGAACTTTGTCTGAATCATTGCTGTGATCATGCACtggacagagcagcagctctcttgCTCAGTGAAGCTAATACAAGAATAAACTACATCCAAGATATTATTGCACAGCCAGTCCGCTCAATATCTACAGACTAAAAGTAAACAGTTGCAATCGATCAGGTTATTCTCTGAacctattgatttttttttaaatagatacAGGGTACGTGTCACTTACCGATACAAACTCCACTTCTTCCACCTCATCTTCGTCTGCTTCAGCTGGAGAGGACATTCCTCTTGGTTTTACCTGAGCAAAAACAGACTACTGTTAAATGTTTGAACTCTGAATTTGCATGCAAAGGGGAGGCGTTGTGCACCAGACAACACAATTCAGCCACATGAGTGCAGGTCCACCTTCCACTGCACCTGACATGCAATGTGATGAGTCTGTGTCTTGTTTCTATTGTGTTTTGAATcgccttgtgtctgaaaggtgctacacaaataaatttgccttgctTTGCCTTCAACTTGTAACTTAGGCCTGCTGACTAGAGATCAGTTCAGATTAGGACACAGGCTTTTTCCAACACACCTCTGAACCTGCTGTGAATAACAGAACAAAAAGCACACCTGTATCTTTTAGTTACAGTGAAATGTGGCCACACTTTTGAGAAAACTGCACCAGTGGGTCTGCAGGCTAGCCGAGAATAGCTCTTCTACCAGACATACGTTGCTGGTATTCTTTAGGTAAGGTTGCTCAAAGGACGTTTGTTCAAATCCAACAGAGGGAATTTATGATACTCAGCAACATCTCAGGAGACTTGTCGTCGATGTGAGACATGCGTAAAGTAGCAAAAACACGAGTTATCCATTAAAATCAATGCAACCACTGCAAAAACATACAACAGGGGGCATGATTTCTTCTTCGCGCACCCACCtgagctctcctctcctctcctgtgctgctgctgctgggtggaGGCTAAACTGCAGCAGGCAGTGCTGCTAAATCACAGTGTTGTTGTAATACAGCCTTCAGCCAGCAGCGCAGCACCGAGCACCGAGCAGCccagcagccctgcagcccACCGGAGAGGAAGAAACTACGCGGCTCGGCAGAGTTTCCACAGGCTGTTTGTAGCCAAACGTGTAAGAGGCAccgacacacatacatacatacaactTTATACACACGTAACATCAACCACCCTAATCTGCCCCTGAGAGGTTTAGCTCCCGtctgatgtgtttattttaccaaCCACCGTTTGTTCAGCAACTTTATTTGCAGCGAAATCTTAAATTTAGGTGTTTCTCTATGACCGcgataagctaagctaacgttagctagctgtcTAACGTTTGCGGTTGTATCGGCTTAACCTGACGTAATTAACGGAAAGTAAACACAGTAAAGTTGGACTGGAGTCGGTGTTAACCAGTTATGGTTGAAATGAACTGACGAATGAAGCAGAACATCGCTTTACCTACTGATTTTACTCTGTTGACTCCCCAGTGGACAGAGATGTAGCCTAGCTTAGCTAGCTTAGCTAGCTACAACATCCCAAATCACAGTTAACGCAGCTAGCCTGGACTGCTACGTCATACGGAACGgaagtgctttattttgaatacGGAGCGTGCCGTGCGGGCGGGGTTAGTGGTTGTTACGACAGGACATACTCCGCCCGCCTGCTAGCTTTTCCGGACCGAAGCGTGAAACTGTCGCCAACTACCACTATTAATATTGTAGTTCTGCCATTTGGATAAATATCCAAACTTGTTACTGACATTCACTTCAGAAATGTTTTGTACAAACTCTCAGATATAAAACTGTTCATATCATGATTGATAAAAATGGGGGAAAACTGGGAAAATGTATATATtagaaataacatttattaGAGGTACACAACTGTGGATCCACAGGTCACATATTTGtaataaatgcatgaataacATGTGACACAAACAACTGCATTTAAACTGATAATAACATTATTGTACATAAATGCATTGTGATTATGTGCACATAACATTTAAGCTGTAGCTGCACACCTTAGTAGTTAGCAGGAGCCTCTTTTATTAGGTTTAATGTCATAGAAATGATAATAGCATTTATGCACGCTCATGTATTCACctgtgttttaataaatgtgacTATAGGCCTGCAGTGCATCTACGTAAACTGAAGACGTGtacaataaaatgtgtaaacTCGCCTTTAGCAGATGTGTGGGCAAATATATTAACATACATGACACAAGCTGAACATATATTATGTTGTCATGCACATTATTACACATACTGACGTACAGGATCATTCATATTTGGttaacatactgtaaatactgtattgtttgtatgcagaatgtcccttttttaaaaatgcaaataaaactattatttcctcttttatctgactgaagtaaaaaaataaaaataaagcaccCAAAATgacatcattcattcaaaacattACATAACCAGGGGTGGATTATGATTAGAGTTGGTCTCTGTGTTCCTCCCTCATCCTGAAAGTGTCTGTGCGGAGCATCTGCCTCATTTCAGGCCCGCAGGGTGTTTTAACAGGGAGGTTAAGCCtggacagagaaacacacttaCAATAAAACACTGGAGATACGTTGTTAATAATCtagaataataaaacagcacatGCTCTACAGATCTATATTAGTCTTAAATCTATTGTTATTAATATAACAGCTTTGTCCTTTGGGGCAGCAGACTCTGCAGCAGATTACTGAGATGAATCTGCTGACTCTTCCTTCccctgttggaaaaaaaaaagaaaaagaaataaataaataaaacttgcGCCTCTGCTGAGTCATGCATTGTACCTCACAATAATGATACCAATAGTCTGGGCTGTCCACTTTGAACCTAAACGCTCTCCACGCACTGCTGCGCGATGCTTCACGTGTGTCGGTCCGtgtctccatcctcctctcgGCTGTAGCggaggcaggagaggagccGGCTGTGTGCGGAGGCTGCGGGATCTGTCCTACATCTCGCCTTATGATGATTGCTGCGGCGTTTTTGGTCCTGCTGAGGCCGTACAGCATTCAATGTGTGcttctgctgttgctgcttttgCTCGGCACCATAGCGACgatcctgtttttctgctgctggcATCGCAGACTCCGTAATGGGAAACATCCAATGAAATCTGTGCTCTCCGGACGCACCAGGAGCCGCGGTGAGTAGCGCAGGCCGGCCGGCCTGACAGCTGGTGTCCGTGCCCTgcatggtctgtgtgtgtggttactgtgtgttttggtgcATGTTGGAGCCTGCAGCCTGTCCACACCAGCAgtgagggctgcaggaggcacCAAACACTCATGTAGGCGTTATTAAGTGTGAAGACCCTGAGATGGGGTGTTGTTAATGTGTAGCCTTGAATATCTTTATTATTGCTGGTTAAATAAACGTCTGCTATTGATGTCATACTTATCTGTGCATGTTAGATCATAACACCTCGTCCTAATACCTGTTATCTGTCCTGTAGTTGGCCTGCGTACGCACCATTTTCGATCAGAGGTAGGATGAACTTTTTTCATTATGTGCTCGAGTCAGTAATGTCTCTGTAATAAGTGTCCGCCAGGAGAAAGCAGCAGTCAGATGATGTCTGACAGCCTCATGCAGCTTCTCCTTTATGTGGGGGATGAACATGAGCAATGCTTCATCCCAACAGCCTCT
It includes:
- the znf451 gene encoding E3 SUMO-protein ligase ZNF451; protein product: MSSPAEADEDEVEEVEFVSEGTLRPVLECIDLLSDSEDEGCSSLAGTIEDKITCHKARVTSTLDRLAQQVAQEKKKRADKCRAFKEKQILQKAHGQQELAFSSTNGTNQEAKRCVDMWLKMPGLQPGSIHSGFRRRHAPVSFPRNSSASHTCPVINCGRVYDNPSLLDGHLKRFDHSPCDPTINLKGSPPVLFACAACGQHFQTKEAWRKHLESKVSSAAADGHSMTQTYQQIVCFACPACYLLFNLRDECLQHMSAKNHFSESLIMDETRGRAMPVPIPQYVKNRLIALCKDATFSVRCSLCHKVLVSHQAAQAHFNVYCRQGCAVAKADKTVAQVMKQLQVRGQCSLCCKTFLSQAEIEKHKESTQHDVEVNQTMVKAVLQHCRFSETRHRQSAGEAPGRRQSTGPETPFQRRNEKRSGCDGSPAKRKRQSQSASGGAHRRSVTAWYCECGLQFSEEAAASKHLLAVNQIFHQCGVCGKHMGESSITRLHMSRFHGGAHLSNFLFFCRKCNVEMPRYQDILSHVSDAHSGHTYFTEQEVPRELAVDIDAKPSTSGEAGLRSSSKFTVQQSTAGAVSSKAEPTWMCRMCEDVFDSVAAVREHCSDVSSHSYQRFICGHCPQKFFKESTVRRHCVNEHAGQIKSSHFCGLCDSMQFESEAEFLKHYKSLHSKDYYRMDAADVVQPTVVDSTSLLTCPCMGSEKSKEGMKATYTQCMRDLAMEGRCQYVCAPCGVSVPSYAQIKTHVHTKHAALNLDKTFEVGCKACQKTFAGVPSFHKHYHSRHCSLEPCMSSRSRSKDMKAEAAAVEILNAVEIKPDTDEIEDETLAKFLTVDQTNKEEEAHENESDDAMDHSATAEEERESAELEEALKRSLLEF